Proteins found in one Geomonas subterranea genomic segment:
- a CDS encoding methyl-accepting chemotaxis protein produces the protein MFQNLRIRTKLLLMIAVPVLGMVVFSIYNARKDYAVLQGLVQTQKLTALAVQVGELSHQIQKERGYTSGYLNAKGGKFREELAGQRAKVDQQIDAVTVFLEKNGTSVAVVKGSLDAAGSAIARLKETRAGIDTLQVTGAQAYAFYTGLINSYMDVVGAVATTSGKREVMRQATAYYSFVKAKEETGKERATLNAVLAADVLDQERLQRTMTILAAQQDYLDLFRKFASSQAVAAYEEKAKAPVFGKVEEMRGAVLSKGLSGHFGIPAESWFPVITEKIDTMKQVEDVLTKEILATAAGLAHDARLTLILSLVMAATASLGTCLLGVIISLGITRPLTRMLGMLKDIAEGEGDLTRRLEVGRKDELGEVSIWFNRFIDNVHGIVSQLSRNTGQLSVSCQQLSATAVQIATAAEEVAAQSGTVATASEEMSATSNDISSNCSQAAESSNRASDTARGGAQVVQQTLVGMQKIAGRVKESAQTVQNLGARSDEIGAIVGTIEDIADQTNLLALNAAIEAARAGEQGRGFAVVADEVRALAERTTRATKEIGAMIKAIQSDTIGAVGSMRLGVQEVESGMKSSRRSGEALDDIMNAINELTSQIHQIATAAEQQTAVTGEITANIGTITEVVSETAGGAHETAKAATHMSSLACELQQIVGRFKLA, from the coding sequence ATGTTTCAGAATCTGAGAATCCGCACCAAACTGTTACTGATGATTGCCGTCCCGGTGCTCGGGATGGTCGTGTTTTCCATCTACAACGCAAGGAAAGACTACGCGGTCCTGCAGGGGCTGGTCCAGACCCAGAAGCTGACCGCCCTGGCGGTCCAGGTAGGCGAACTGTCGCACCAGATACAGAAGGAGCGGGGCTACACGTCCGGCTACCTCAACGCGAAAGGGGGCAAATTCAGGGAGGAACTGGCCGGTCAGCGGGCCAAGGTGGACCAGCAGATCGACGCGGTCACCGTCTTCCTGGAGAAGAACGGGACATCGGTAGCGGTGGTGAAGGGAAGCCTCGACGCGGCGGGAAGCGCCATCGCAAGGCTCAAGGAGACCCGCGCCGGTATCGACACCCTCCAGGTGACCGGCGCCCAGGCCTATGCCTTCTACACCGGGCTCATCAACTCGTACATGGACGTGGTGGGGGCCGTCGCCACCACCAGCGGCAAGCGCGAGGTGATGCGCCAGGCCACCGCCTACTACAGCTTCGTGAAGGCGAAGGAGGAGACCGGCAAGGAGCGGGCGACCCTCAACGCGGTCCTCGCGGCGGACGTCCTGGACCAGGAGAGGCTGCAGCGGACCATGACCATCCTGGCGGCGCAGCAGGACTACCTGGACCTGTTCCGGAAGTTCGCATCTTCACAAGCGGTCGCCGCCTACGAGGAGAAAGCGAAGGCGCCGGTTTTCGGCAAGGTGGAAGAGATGAGGGGAGCGGTGCTCTCCAAGGGGCTCTCCGGACACTTCGGCATTCCTGCGGAGAGCTGGTTCCCGGTCATCACCGAGAAGATCGACACCATGAAGCAGGTGGAGGACGTGCTCACCAAAGAAATCCTGGCAACCGCGGCGGGGCTCGCCCATGACGCGCGGCTCACCCTGATCCTCAGCCTGGTAATGGCGGCAACCGCGAGCCTCGGGACCTGCCTCCTCGGCGTCATCATCTCTTTGGGCATCACCCGCCCCCTCACCCGGATGCTCGGCATGCTCAAGGACATCGCCGAAGGGGAGGGAGACCTGACCAGGCGGCTCGAAGTGGGGCGCAAGGACGAACTGGGCGAGGTAAGCATCTGGTTCAACCGCTTCATCGACAACGTGCACGGCATCGTCTCGCAGCTCTCGCGAAACACCGGCCAGCTTTCGGTATCCTGCCAGCAGCTGAGCGCGACCGCGGTACAGATCGCCACGGCCGCCGAGGAGGTCGCCGCGCAGTCGGGGACGGTCGCGACGGCAAGCGAGGAGATGAGCGCCACCTCCAACGACATCTCGAGCAACTGCTCCCAGGCGGCCGAGTCCTCCAATCGTGCCAGCGATACCGCCCGCGGCGGCGCGCAGGTCGTACAGCAGACCCTGGTCGGAATGCAGAAGATCGCCGGACGGGTGAAGGAATCGGCCCAGACGGTACAGAACCTCGGCGCGCGCTCCGACGAGATCGGCGCCATCGTGGGGACCATCGAGGACATCGCCGACCAGACCAACCTCCTCGCCCTGAACGCCGCCATAGAGGCGGCCCGGGCCGGCGAGCAGGGGCGCGGCTTCGCCGTGGTGGCGGACGAGGTACGCGCGCTCGCGGAACGGACCACGCGGGCGACCAAGGAGATCGGCGCCATGATCAAGGCGATCCAGAGCGACACCATCGGTGCCGTGGGGAGCATGAGGCTCGGCGTTCAGGAGGTCGAATCGGGGATGAAAAGCTCGCGCCGCTCGGGTGAAGCGCTCGATGACATCATGAACGCCATCAACGAACTCACCTCCCAGATCCACCAGATCGCCACGGCGGCCGAGCAGCAGACGGCCGTGACCGGTGAGATCACGGCCAACATCGGCACCATAACCGAGGTGGTATCGGAGACGGCGGGAGGGGCACACGAGACGGCAAAAGCGGCGACGCACATGTCCAGCCTCGCCTGCGAGCTGCAACAGATCGTGGGACGCTTCAAACTGGCATAG
- a CDS encoding hypoxanthine-guanine phosphoribosyltransferase codes for MVLKDMEDIRQKADCLRSEQEVEEALSRMAREIAERLAGTDPIAFCIMNGGLFVTGKLVDKLPFALELDYLHATRYGAEMFGGNLLWKVKPERSLKGRTVLLIDDILDEGVTLAEISRFCKEEGAAEVYTAVLVDKIHDRKAPGAKADFVGLEVEDRFLFGCGMDIAGYWRNLPALYAMKEQN; via the coding sequence ATGGTACTCAAGGACATGGAGGACATTCGCCAGAAGGCCGATTGTCTGAGGTCGGAGCAGGAAGTCGAGGAGGCGCTGTCACGCATGGCGCGGGAAATCGCGGAGCGCCTGGCGGGTACCGACCCGATCGCGTTCTGCATCATGAACGGCGGGCTGTTCGTGACCGGCAAGCTGGTGGACAAGCTCCCGTTCGCGCTCGAGCTGGATTACCTCCACGCGACCCGTTACGGCGCGGAGATGTTCGGTGGCAACCTGCTGTGGAAGGTTAAGCCGGAACGCTCCCTGAAGGGGCGCACGGTGCTTCTCATCGACGACATCCTCGACGAGGGAGTGACGCTGGCCGAGATCTCCAGGTTCTGCAAGGAGGAGGGGGCCGCCGAGGTCTACACCGCCGTCCTGGTGGACAAGATCCACGACAGAAAGGCGCCCGGCGCCAAGGCCGACTTCGTCGGGCTCGAGGTTGAGGACCGCTTCCTGTTCGGCTGCGGCATGGACATAGCAGGATACTGGCGCAATCTGCCCGCACTCTACGCAATGAAGGAGCAAAACTAG
- a CDS encoding hybrid sensor histidine kinase/response regulator, whose translation MVVDSDLTTQFLYEALSRGKREWELTFDAVPDLIFITDTHHTITRANRAMAERLGLRPTEVPGRKCYELFHEIGTVPGTCPFMKLLQDGEAPHVEMEEKHLGGFFEISVSPLYNEFGEITACVHVARDVTERKKAEEYRLSLEQQLQQTQRLESLGVLSGGIAHDFNNILTIILGHCALARLAGPTEVRRHLDQIELAGNRAADLCRQMLNYAGKSPLVRTEVDLNAQVREVVSMLQPAFKKKISFRYLIEPGAPLIKGDQGQVQQIIMNLVVNAVEAIGDRKGTVGIALTPHEISPETSCRDAFGNTIAPGSYVCLEVSDDGCGMSEETRQRLFEPFFTTKFTGRGLGMSATMGIIRSHNGALQLSSTLGEGSTFKIFFPTCPAATPRSGAVPVSPSPLRSGERLTGTVLLVDDEPELRQVGTVLLSGLGLNVITACNGREALEVYRERSREIDLVLMDLTMPEMDGVEAYQELRRQAPSLPVLFCSGYGKKEVSPFIDSDRHAAFLPKPYNRDQMHTMLRKLREGAGYHP comes from the coding sequence ATGGTAGTCGACAGTGATCTGACCACGCAGTTTCTATACGAAGCACTCAGCCGCGGCAAGAGGGAATGGGAGCTCACCTTCGACGCCGTCCCCGACCTCATTTTCATCACGGACACCCACCACACCATCACCCGGGCCAACCGCGCCATGGCGGAGCGGCTCGGCTTGCGCCCGACCGAGGTCCCCGGCCGCAAATGCTACGAGCTCTTCCACGAGATCGGCACCGTCCCCGGAACCTGCCCCTTCATGAAACTGCTGCAGGACGGCGAGGCGCCCCACGTGGAGATGGAGGAGAAGCACCTTGGCGGCTTCTTCGAGATCTCGGTTTCCCCACTGTACAACGAGTTCGGCGAGATCACCGCCTGCGTGCACGTGGCCCGGGACGTGACGGAGCGGAAGAAGGCTGAGGAATACCGGCTCTCCCTGGAACAGCAACTGCAGCAGACCCAGCGGCTGGAGAGCCTGGGCGTGCTGTCCGGCGGCATCGCTCACGACTTCAACAACATCCTGACCATCATCCTCGGGCACTGCGCCCTGGCCCGCTTGGCCGGGCCCACGGAGGTGCGGAGGCACCTTGACCAGATCGAGCTCGCCGGAAACCGCGCCGCCGACCTGTGCCGCCAGATGCTCAACTACGCGGGCAAAAGCCCACTGGTGCGGACGGAGGTGGACCTCAACGCACAGGTGCGTGAAGTGGTGAGCATGCTCCAGCCCGCCTTCAAGAAAAAGATCTCCTTCAGGTACCTGATCGAGCCGGGGGCCCCGCTGATAAAAGGGGACCAGGGGCAGGTGCAGCAGATCATCATGAACCTCGTGGTCAACGCGGTGGAGGCTATCGGCGACCGGAAAGGCACGGTGGGCATCGCCCTGACGCCGCACGAGATTTCCCCGGAAACGAGCTGCCGGGACGCCTTCGGCAACACCATCGCCCCGGGCTCGTATGTCTGCCTCGAAGTCAGTGACGACGGCTGCGGCATGAGCGAGGAAACGAGGCAGCGGCTCTTCGAGCCCTTCTTCACCACCAAGTTCACCGGGCGCGGCCTGGGGATGTCCGCCACCATGGGCATCATCCGGAGCCACAACGGAGCGCTGCAGCTATCCAGCACCCTCGGGGAGGGGTCCACCTTCAAGATCTTCTTTCCCACCTGCCCTGCCGCGACTCCGCGCAGCGGAGCCGTTCCCGTTTCTCCGTCCCCGCTGCGGTCCGGGGAACGGTTGACAGGAACCGTCCTGCTGGTCGACGACGAGCCGGAACTGCGCCAGGTCGGCACCGTCCTTTTGAGCGGACTCGGCCTGAACGTCATCACGGCCTGCAATGGACGGGAAGCCCTCGAGGTCTACCGCGAACGATCCCGGGAGATCGACCTGGTCCTGATGGACCTGACCATGCCCGAAATGGACGGGGTCGAGGCGTACCAGGAACTGCGCAGACAGGCGCCCTCGCTCCCCGTCCTCTTCTGCAGCGGTTACGGCAAGAAGGAGGTTTCCCCCTTCATCGACAGCGACCGGCATGCCGCCTTCCTCCCGAAGCCCTACAACAGGGACCAGATGCACACCATGCTCCGCAAGCTCCGTGAAGGGGCGGGATATCACCCCTAG
- a CDS encoding Lnb N-terminal periplasmic domain-containing protein encodes MSIGMNMSLLRRALCTLLLALSLTSLPAAAADLAYRDQLLKEAVEKRLWEQRPWQILLHYKKTLAGETISRISDPNFFLSPTGRTDPAAELSATLAAFFRPEAPDGEHPICRFPARLAWLSGELSIDPSRLPAALCSEQQEQIRTVDARAAVLVFPVGHINSPASMFGHTLLRIDGPSKSNLISYAVNYAADATDANGFLYAFKGLSGLYKGYYSLMPYYQKVKEYSDLEHRDMWEYRLRLTREEVDKLLLHALELQRIASDYYFLDENCSYNLLFLIEAARPTLHLSDRTGLLVHPTNTIEIAKDSGILDEAVYRPSQGARIVKIASLLDEERQQAALDVAQGTRHPGSVTAAPGTEQDKREVLDLAAELVQLRLARKELEQDAYSKLYLKILAERSALGTGSEAAYAVAPPAPPDAGHHTSKIGLGGGVRRGEWYGAVHLQPEFHSLLDPDQGYLKGAQIKFFDTLVDYVPETGRPRLRSLHLLDILSTAPRDRFFKPYSWKVAAGWDTEVMEDGRDSLVFRLNSGGGLARRSPFGGILYGLAELSVDGGKHLRGPVAAAPGLSVGVLEQVGDWWKIHLEGSAFFYLVGDDRTSLKATLSQNFRLAQQQSLSLSLSLGDVSGHTVSEQSLLWNYYF; translated from the coding sequence ATGAGCATTGGAATGAACATGTCCCTGCTGCGCCGCGCCCTGTGTACCCTGCTGCTCGCCCTGTCCCTCACCTCCCTGCCGGCGGCGGCCGCCGACCTCGCCTACCGCGACCAGCTCCTCAAGGAGGCCGTGGAAAAACGCCTCTGGGAGCAGCGCCCCTGGCAGATCCTGCTGCACTACAAGAAGACGCTCGCCGGAGAAACCATAAGCCGGATCTCCGATCCCAATTTCTTCCTCTCCCCCACCGGACGGACCGATCCGGCAGCCGAGCTCTCTGCGACGCTCGCCGCTTTTTTCCGCCCCGAGGCCCCGGACGGGGAACATCCCATCTGCCGCTTCCCGGCGCGCCTTGCCTGGCTGAGCGGGGAGCTTTCCATCGACCCCTCCCGCCTTCCCGCCGCGCTCTGCTCCGAGCAGCAGGAACAGATAAGGACCGTCGACGCGCGCGCCGCAGTGCTGGTGTTCCCGGTGGGGCACATCAACAGCCCGGCCTCCATGTTCGGGCACACCCTGCTCAGGATCGACGGCCCCAGCAAGAGCAACCTCATCTCCTACGCGGTGAACTACGCGGCCGACGCCACCGACGCCAACGGGTTTCTCTACGCGTTCAAGGGGCTCTCCGGGCTGTACAAGGGTTACTACTCCCTGATGCCGTACTACCAGAAGGTGAAGGAGTACAGCGATCTCGAGCACAGGGACATGTGGGAGTACCGCCTGCGGCTCACAAGGGAAGAGGTGGACAAGCTGCTGCTGCACGCCCTGGAACTGCAGCGGATCGCCTCCGACTACTATTTCCTCGACGAGAACTGCTCCTACAACCTGCTGTTCCTGATCGAGGCGGCGCGCCCCACGCTGCACCTCTCCGACCGCACGGGACTGCTGGTTCACCCCACCAACACCATCGAGATCGCCAAGGACAGCGGCATCCTCGACGAGGCGGTCTACCGCCCCTCGCAGGGGGCACGCATCGTCAAGATAGCGTCGCTGCTCGACGAGGAACGGCAGCAGGCCGCCCTGGACGTCGCCCAGGGAACGCGCCATCCCGGCAGCGTGACGGCGGCGCCCGGGACGGAACAGGATAAACGGGAGGTGCTGGATCTCGCCGCGGAGCTGGTGCAGCTGCGCCTGGCCCGCAAGGAGCTGGAGCAGGATGCCTACTCGAAGCTCTACCTGAAGATCCTGGCCGAGCGCAGCGCCCTCGGCACGGGGAGCGAGGCAGCCTACGCCGTCGCGCCCCCCGCGCCCCCCGACGCCGGTCACCACACCTCCAAGATCGGCCTTGGGGGCGGCGTGCGCCGCGGGGAGTGGTACGGCGCCGTGCACCTGCAACCCGAGTTCCACAGCCTGCTCGACCCGGACCAGGGGTACCTGAAGGGAGCGCAGATCAAGTTCTTCGACACCCTGGTCGACTACGTGCCGGAAACCGGACGTCCCCGGCTGCGCAGCCTGCACCTGCTGGACATCCTCTCCACCGCCCCCCGGGACCGCTTCTTCAAGCCGTACTCCTGGAAGGTCGCGGCCGGCTGGGACACGGAGGTGATGGAGGATGGAAGGGACTCGCTCGTGTTCCGGCTGAACAGCGGAGGAGGTCTCGCCAGGAGATCCCCGTTCGGAGGGATCCTCTACGGATTGGCCGAACTGTCCGTCGACGGCGGCAAGCACCTGCGCGGCCCGGTCGCCGCGGCGCCCGGGCTCAGTGTGGGCGTCCTGGAACAGGTCGGGGATTGGTGGAAGATCCACCTGGAAGGATCGGCCTTTTTCTACCTCGTCGGAGATGACCGGACTTCCCTCAAGGCAACACTGTCGCAAAACTTCCGATTGGCACAGCAGCAGAGCCTGAGTCTCAGCCTGAGCCTCGGCGATGTCTCGGGCCACACCGTTTCTGAACAAAGCCTCTTGTGGAACTACTACTTCTGA
- a CDS encoding ChaN family lipoprotein, which produces MFGWFRTLLVPVLVTLCCTSAFGHTIITRLSDGQTVSLTQLAAAAAASQVVLVGESHDEPYHHDLQLTLLRLLDGARRPIAIGLEMMQSDCQKTLDDWVEGTLGEPEMQQAFERNWTGWQMYRDIFLFAREKRIPMVALNVPLAIVRTVSRDGFAALTPEERKGLPPGTSCDLTNPQIAFLRKSFGAVAHHMQNGKRFDFFCEAQTVRNSGMALNIIRYRDQEPGRTVVVLTGTWHAVKYAIPEQLQRLGSLPAPTVILPETPYLNSGNTGASEADYLVEL; this is translated from the coding sequence ATGTTCGGATGGTTCAGGACGCTGCTCGTGCCGGTTCTGGTCACTCTTTGCTGCACCAGCGCTTTTGGACACACCATCATCACCCGCCTAAGCGACGGACAGACCGTCTCTCTGACCCAACTCGCCGCTGCCGCTGCCGCGAGCCAGGTGGTCCTGGTCGGGGAGTCGCACGACGAACCATACCATCATGATCTGCAGCTCACCCTGCTCCGACTGCTGGACGGCGCGAGGCGGCCGATCGCCATCGGGCTCGAGATGATGCAGAGCGACTGTCAAAAGACGCTCGACGACTGGGTGGAGGGAACGCTCGGGGAGCCGGAGATGCAGCAAGCGTTCGAGAGAAACTGGACAGGCTGGCAGATGTACCGGGATATCTTCTTGTTCGCGAGGGAGAAACGGATCCCCATGGTCGCCCTCAACGTGCCCCTGGCGATAGTGCGCACGGTCTCCCGCGACGGCTTCGCCGCACTCACTCCTGAGGAGCGCAAGGGTCTCCCGCCGGGAACCAGCTGCGACCTCACTAACCCCCAAATCGCCTTTTTGCGGAAGTCCTTCGGGGCGGTGGCGCACCACATGCAAAACGGCAAAAGGTTCGACTTTTTCTGCGAAGCGCAAACGGTTCGCAACAGCGGCATGGCCCTAAACATCATCCGTTACCGCGACCAGGAGCCCGGGCGCACCGTGGTGGTGCTCACCGGCACCTGGCATGCCGTGAAATACGCCATTCCCGAGCAGTTGCAGCGTCTTGGCAGCCTACCGGCACCGACCGTCATCCTCCCCGAAACTCCCTATCTGAACAGCGGCAATACCGGCGCCAGCGAGGCCGATTACCTGGTTGAACTGTGA
- a CDS encoding NCS2 family permease, with product MTSRIATYFQFQRFGTSMKREIIAGLTTFLTMAYIIIVNPAILENAGIPRGPSTTATIIAAVFGTVLMAFFANRPFAIAPYMSENAFIAFVVVKVMGYSWQTALAAVFFAGVIFTLLTLFKVRSWLAESIPLSLKCAFATGIGLFLTFIGLNETGIVVLGVPGAPVKLGDLSHPSVLLAVFGLLFTVVLISRKVLGSMMIGIVVTTIASIILKVTPLPQSFVSMPPDITPILFKLDFAGALTPGFFPIILTIFIMAFLDTVGTLLGLSMRADLLDENGNLPEIEKPMLADALATVAAPLLGTTTTGAYIESAAGIEEGGRTGFTALVTALFFLLALFFAPLFTIVPAHAYGIALIVIGSYMISPLAKIDFDDFTELIPAFLTVVLMIFTYNIGVGMTAGFIAYPLMKGATGRIREMKGGMWVLALLSLSYFLFGAK from the coding sequence ATGACCTCCCGTATAGCCACCTACTTCCAGTTCCAACGCTTCGGCACCAGCATGAAGCGCGAGATCATCGCCGGTCTCACCACCTTCCTCACCATGGCGTACATCATCATCGTCAACCCGGCCATCCTCGAGAACGCCGGCATCCCGCGCGGCCCCTCCACCACCGCCACCATCATCGCCGCCGTCTTCGGCACCGTTCTCATGGCCTTCTTCGCCAACCGCCCCTTCGCCATCGCGCCGTACATGAGCGAGAACGCCTTCATCGCCTTCGTCGTGGTCAAGGTGATGGGTTACTCCTGGCAGACCGCCCTGGCCGCCGTCTTCTTCGCCGGGGTCATCTTCACCCTGCTCACCCTGTTCAAGGTCAGGAGCTGGCTCGCCGAGTCCATCCCGCTGTCTCTTAAGTGCGCCTTCGCCACCGGCATCGGCCTGTTCCTCACCTTCATCGGCCTCAACGAAACCGGCATCGTGGTCTTGGGCGTTCCCGGCGCGCCGGTGAAACTGGGCGACCTCTCCCACCCCTCCGTGCTCCTGGCCGTCTTCGGCCTGCTCTTCACCGTGGTGCTCATCTCCCGCAAGGTGCTCGGCTCCATGATGATCGGCATCGTGGTCACCACCATCGCGTCGATCATCCTCAAGGTGACCCCGCTGCCGCAATCCTTCGTGAGCATGCCGCCGGACATCACGCCGATCCTGTTCAAGCTCGACTTCGCCGGGGCCCTCACCCCGGGCTTCTTCCCGATCATCCTGACCATCTTCATCATGGCGTTCCTGGATACCGTGGGCACGCTCCTCGGCCTCTCCATGCGCGCCGACCTCCTGGATGAGAACGGCAACCTCCCGGAGATCGAGAAGCCGATGCTGGCCGACGCCCTCGCCACCGTGGCTGCGCCGCTGCTCGGCACCACCACCACCGGCGCCTACATCGAGTCAGCGGCAGGCATCGAGGAAGGGGGCCGCACCGGCTTCACCGCCCTGGTCACCGCCCTTTTCTTCCTGCTGGCGCTCTTCTTCGCGCCCCTGTTCACCATCGTCCCGGCGCACGCCTACGGCATCGCCCTCATCGTGATCGGCTCCTACATGATCAGCCCGCTCGCGAAAATCGACTTCGACGACTTCACCGAACTGATCCCGGCCTTCCTGACCGTGGTGCTCATGATCTTCACCTACAACATCGGTGTCGGCATGACCGCGGGCTTCATCGCCTACCCGCTGATGAAGGGGGCCACCGGCCGCATCAGGGAAATGAAAGGTGGGATGTGGGTGCTCGCGCTCCTGTCGCTTTCCTACTTCCTCTTCGGCGCGAAGTAA
- a CDS encoding amino acid adenylation domain-containing protein, translating to MYLLQQLLTQSAKSFPERQAVCCKDRQLSYLELEQASNRLAALLAGNGVRRGDRVGILLNKSVECIVALFGILKAGAVYVPLDPASPVPRLRSIIDHCGIRLAISSGEQLERILAEGGEGVKLEKAVVTAPGAGPAGVECLPWENLYLYSHLPLSPQVCGASPAYILHTSGSTGSPKGVVISHLNALTFIDMATEFFGLGETDRVANHAPLHFDLSIFDIFCALKGGATLVLVPEALSAFPVRLAEFLEREEITVWNSVASVLTKLADQGALERLTLRKLRLVHFSGDIMPVRYLRVLKRFMPAAAFYNIYGQTEANSSLFFRVPEELPQEAWKIPIGTPFPNFEVFAIDEAGQLVTAPGREGELHVLSATVALGYWNDPARTASHFSPDPRNPSSHARVYRTGDLVRLDADGNFVFAGRKDHMVKSKGFRVELDEIEIVLNSHPGIRQAAVIAIPDELTGSRIVAYVSHAEGAVLEAAELIGLCGAHLPKYMIPERIICRPALPVTSNSKIDRKALEREFTP from the coding sequence ATGTACCTCTTGCAGCAACTGCTGACCCAAAGCGCGAAGTCGTTCCCGGAGCGGCAGGCGGTGTGCTGCAAGGACCGGCAGCTCTCCTACCTGGAGCTGGAACAGGCGAGCAACCGGCTCGCGGCCCTTTTGGCCGGCAACGGGGTCAGGCGCGGCGACCGCGTGGGCATCCTTTTGAACAAGTCGGTGGAGTGCATCGTGGCCCTCTTCGGCATCCTGAAGGCAGGCGCAGTCTACGTGCCGCTCGACCCCGCTTCCCCGGTGCCGCGTCTTCGCTCCATCATCGACCACTGCGGGATACGCCTCGCCATCTCGTCCGGGGAGCAGCTGGAGCGCATCCTCGCCGAGGGGGGCGAAGGGGTGAAACTCGAAAAGGCGGTTGTGACCGCACCCGGCGCCGGGCCGGCCGGGGTGGAGTGCCTCCCCTGGGAAAACCTGTATCTGTACTCCCACCTCCCCCTCTCCCCCCAGGTCTGCGGCGCCTCCCCCGCCTACATCCTGCACACCTCCGGCTCCACCGGCTCGCCCAAGGGGGTGGTCATCTCCCACCTGAACGCCCTCACCTTCATCGACATGGCCACCGAATTCTTCGGCTTAGGGGAAACCGACCGGGTCGCGAACCATGCGCCCCTGCACTTCGACCTCTCCATCTTCGACATCTTCTGCGCGCTCAAGGGGGGAGCCACCCTGGTGCTGGTGCCGGAGGCGCTCTCCGCCTTTCCCGTGCGCCTCGCCGAATTCCTGGAGCGCGAGGAGATCACCGTGTGGAACTCGGTTGCCTCGGTTCTGACCAAGCTTGCCGACCAGGGGGCGCTCGAGCGGCTCACGCTGCGAAAGCTGCGCCTGGTGCATTTCTCCGGGGACATCATGCCGGTCAGGTACCTGAGGGTCCTGAAGCGCTTCATGCCCGCCGCCGCCTTCTACAACATCTACGGGCAGACCGAGGCCAACTCCTCCCTCTTTTTCCGGGTGCCGGAGGAACTGCCGCAGGAGGCGTGGAAGATACCGATTGGGACCCCGTTCCCCAACTTCGAGGTCTTCGCCATCGACGAGGCGGGACAGCTGGTGACCGCACCGGGACGCGAGGGGGAGCTGCATGTCCTGAGCGCCACGGTGGCCCTTGGTTACTGGAACGATCCCGCGCGCACCGCCTCCCACTTCAGCCCCGATCCGCGCAACCCGTCCAGCCACGCCCGGGTCTACCGTACCGGCGACCTGGTGCGGCTGGATGCCGATGGCAACTTCGTTTTCGCCGGGCGCAAGGACCACATGGTGAAGAGCAAGGGGTTCCGGGTGGAGCTGGACGAGATCGAGATCGTCCTTAACAGCCACCCCGGGATACGGCAGGCCGCGGTGATCGCCATACCGGACGAGCTCACCGGAAGCCGCATCGTCGCCTACGTCTCCCACGCCGAGGGTGCCGTCCTTGAGGCCGCGGAGCTCATCGGCCTGTGCGGTGCGCACCTCCCCAAGTACATGATCCCTGAGCGGATTATCTGCCGCCCCGCCCTCCCGGTCACCTCCAACAGCAAGATCGACCGCAAGGCGCTGGAGCGCGAATTCACCCCCTGA
- a CDS encoding DUF3015 family protein, translating into MKKLLIAFALTLLTSASAFAAGQAHTNVGCGLGTMLWENKADGSILFQVLQSTTNGTSGTQTFGITSGTSECQKPGKIAQNEKLNQFVRANIDNLAKDIAMGKGETLDTFVEMMGVPSTQSDAYKTKLQANFGKIFTSDKIVMAEVIDNVVTVTNN; encoded by the coding sequence ATGAAAAAGCTGCTCATCGCATTCGCACTCACTCTTTTGACTTCCGCTTCCGCCTTTGCCGCCGGCCAGGCCCACACCAACGTCGGTTGCGGCCTCGGCACCATGCTGTGGGAGAACAAGGCCGACGGCTCCATCCTGTTCCAGGTGCTGCAGTCCACCACCAACGGCACTTCGGGCACCCAGACCTTCGGCATCACCTCCGGCACCTCAGAGTGCCAGAAGCCGGGCAAGATCGCACAGAACGAGAAGCTGAACCAGTTCGTGCGCGCCAACATCGACAACCTCGCCAAGGACATCGCCATGGGTAAAGGCGAGACCCTGGACACCTTCGTCGAGATGATGGGCGTCCCCTCCACCCAGAGTGACGCCTACAAAACGAAGCTGCAGGCAAACTTCGGCAAGATCTTCACCTCCGACAAGATCGTGATGGCCGAGGTCATCGACAACGTCGTCACCGTAACCAACAACTGA